Part of the Labrus bergylta chromosome 19, fLabBer1.1, whole genome shotgun sequence genome, TCACACGTCGTATTTATTATTCACTCCTTCTTAAAGCTAATATTTTTTTGGGAGCTATACTGTAATAGTGCAGAAGGCATTGTTATGTAAATGAGTTGTGTATTTATGTTCTTTTTGGAGCAGGTCTAGTATTTGAAATATTGTTtattgttgagaaaaaaaaggactccATGTTATTTCCTTGCAAATTATTTAATGCGTGACTTAAATCGGAGTTTATTTTGAATGGATTATAATAGATAAATTATTTTGGAGAATAGTCTGATGGTATGGTAGGTTTCTTATCCCATTAAAGGTCCCAAATTAATGAGACATTATATATTAGAAATGTTACTTTATTACTTAGAGGATTTACTATAACCAAAGGAAGATTTAATTTTTAAACTGGTCTTTTAAAAAACCGCTCATAATTCATTAAGGAGAATGTATTTTCAACACACTATTTGCATTTTTGGCCAGGATACTCAGACTTATCTTTAGAAGCACAACTTAAGACAAACCCATAACATAAGAACGTGTTACATTTGGTTCTAACTGCACAGTCCGAAAGCCatattgattaaaaacaagtggtaatatttttatgaaatgtatttttcttttgtattatAACCTGTAAATGTGTGAAGTTGTTACTAAAAGctgcaaatgttttgttttttttcccttacagccttttgaaaaacatggtccatattttaaataatgaattttATTTCTTCCATAACGTGAATAGCATTAGAGTATTTTGGTTCAGTATCTATTTCATCCACTCATTCAGTGTTTCTTTCTTGAGTGAGCTACTTTCTTTTACAAACTTGCAGCAGATCAGTGTTAAGATGAGTTGACTTGTTGGCTGTTCAACACTGCTAACTATAAGTTGTCAGAATTACGAACACATCTAGAGACTTAAATACTCTTTATACATTTGCAGAAATTGATCCTGTTCAATCTCGGTGGTCAATAGCTTCTGTTTAGGTCTATTTAGTTGCATACTATTCTTACCTGCTGTCAGTATTTCCTCTGTTCATTAACAGCAGTTgcaataaagtttatttttgcatAATTTAACCAGAAAGTGTCAAATGTCTTTCAACACCAAAGATTCTTGTGCTAGCCTTCTTTGGACTGTTTTCACTCTACATTTGGGGGACAAAGATCTTCATGAGTGGTATACATTCCACTTTGAGGGAAGGCTTAAAGGTCCAATACGTATAGTTactaaattaaatcataaaattacCTTACTAACTCAGACATTAAGGATAGATGcaatgttgaagtgctggcttctacTACGCAGCAGTCAGTCCTACTTAATTTGGATTCCAGTGCAGaaaagtttgttgttgttctgactAGTGCAGGCATCCTCAATACAAGATGATTTTTTGAAAATGCCAAAGCAACAGGTGAAGCAGGCAAGCAAACTGATTGCAAACCTTTTCTACCTGACCTAATAAGCTCCACTAGGATAAATATTTGATTCTCTTATTAAAATGGAGAAAGGTCAGGATGCAGaggtttcaagactgatgcaaatctggctaaacactgaagctttgtCCTAGTCACAGcaatgtgtgtgcacatgactctagggaggagggggtgggggagaCAGcttaacaatatttttttaactttgactgCAGGACCcatgttaaatgttgtgtcAGGCTTTTTAGCAGGATCATGCCAAGTGAGGCAGAGTGGAACATCAGAGTTGTATTTTAGTCACCTTGTTTGCTTTCAGACACAGCTTCAACATGTAGATCTAAAAAgggtttattttacatgttttatgtaCAGTGCAATAAAACGCACAAGTTCACATTGTAAACCAAAACACTTGACAGTTGCACCCGACAGGAAAACTGTTTCAGGGCTCACATTCTTGTATTATAATACACAAGGCAGGGATATTAACAATGGCTATGACCAATTGTGTTAGTCCCAGCTACAGTCACTGAAAGACCACATGCACAACACCAGGACCCTGGAACTTGATTTTACTGAAACAAAATAAGTGTCTCCAAAATAATCCCTCACTGTCTTATTTGAACATCTTTTACTTCCACAATAACTGACAAGTTTAgaactaaaataataaaatcagaGCCAATCAGTTtgcttaaaatataaaatcaggGTCAATTCAGAGAATGTACCCATGTCTCTGAAAAGTCAGTCAAGTAGACAGCCATGTTTTGCCAGTAGAGAACCATTCAGTTCAAATGTGCCAACGTATGCACGCAGTTCAAAGTCCTGTTATACACACACGACCAGTTTCAGTCAATCCTGATCTGAGGGTTCAAGTTGTTCATGGTCTGAGGGATCTTCTCTCTCCTCGTCGCTGTAATCCAAGTCTTCGTCCTCGCTTTGAGTTGCAACTTCCCCATTGTCCTCCTGCTCATCATCATCTGCATCAAGGGCAATATCCCTCAATTCCTCCAGATTGTCAGGGCTCTTTCCAGTCAGCCTctagaatggaaaaaaaaaaatatgacaataTTTCAATCTTAGTGACAAGTACACAGGTTCTTCTGCAGTCTAGACTTATCCATGTAAAGAGAAGTACAGTTGTCCCCTGTCTGAATAGCCTACATTTATGTCCCAGGAAATTGTTTACCTCGATCATATCAGCCATGTACTGGACGTGTTGtgccagctcctgcagctcttcaTTGTCACACTTTAGCTTTGTTATCTGTTCATCTTTGGCCTCGATGTCTTTGTGTAACTGGTAAaagaattaaacaaaaacaagacagcaggctttaaaaaaaaaaaaaaaggtaaagaaagCAGAATAACAAAACCATTTAAAGAACGTTTACTTTAAGCTGTCAAAAATCATTCAGAACTCTTGTGGGCCGCAAGGTGAAACTTTAGctcttcaaaaataaatgtacaggTTTTGTAATTACAGGATTTGCCATTAATTTGGTATTGGGTACGCTTCACCTCATGTTACTTCTAAATTCACTGCCACCTGGGCTCAGGCCAGCTAAGGCTGACTCAGTCAGTGGGAGCGTGGGAAAGGCTCAATTTACAGCTAAACATTAGCCGTCTCAGTGATTAGTAACTCACCTTCTCATTCTCCTGTAGAACATTGTACAAGGCTTTCCTCCGCTCCTCAGCTACTTCTTTCCAGTATGTGGAAGGTGGAGtttctacaacaacaacaacaacattgatTTAGGCTCAATGTAAAGTCCAAGTAACTTTGGGGGTCAATTTAAACAATTTAATGAAATCTCCACCTACCTTTGACCATAAGCTCATATGCTTCATTGGAAATGCCATCAGGTGAACACTGAGTTTCTTCAGTTTGTGTGGATTTGACTTCAACCTTCACCCTCTTTGGGCCTCTCATTTGTTCTGCACTCCACTGTTTACGTTTTGGATTGACTTTACCCATCTACAGAGGAAAAACCTCATTAGTGCTCttggtttttgttgtttggaaaCAATAAGACTCTGAGCCTTTGTGTTGGTCAGGTTATGCCATACTTCCCAtggtttataaaaaataaaatagacattATAGTCAGATGAAATTACTTCCAGCAAAAAGCTACTGCATACCTGAGCCGACCTTCCCAAGTCTTGGTTGACAGCGGAGAATTGGAGGACCTGCAGAGATTGCCGGGGCGGTCCCATTGCCTTCTGAGAAGGTGTGAAGAAGCTCTGCAAAACAAAAGCATAGAGTGAACTTTCAGTTGAGTTGAACACAAAATTACTAAATAAGAAGTAAAGAGGGTTTAACACATTCCAAGATGAGCCTCGAGGTCACACGGAAACTACAACGACCCGTGTTCTCGTTCGATGTCTAATCATTAGGGCTTAACATCACTTTAGTTATACGGTTACCATGGGAGGGGTTATAGGTGACGTGGGTAGACAACATTGCTGCCGTGTGCAACAGGACCACAGGTGTATGAACAGGGGGAGGGCTTGGCTACTTTATCAGTCGTGGGAAAGTTTCTCGGCCAGGTTCAATACAGACCGGCCAAACAGTTTACTTTGTTAATGTTTGGCCACAGCGCCGCAAGACTGCTAGTGTGTCTCATACCTATATGAAAGGTGACCTTATGGTGAGTTTAAGCTGTGGGGGAGACTGTCTTTAACTACTGGGTGGACAGTTGTTTAAAAATCACTTTGGTTTAAATTTAACAGGATAGAGTTGCATCATTACTTCTATTTAATAAACACAGATGCTGTTTTGAGGGCAACAGAGTTTGCATACAGACAAAGTGAATTTTCACACCCAGTACTTAAATGTTAGCCTGATTACTTAAGAGTAATATAATATTGCTACCCCAAGAGAAGCTTACTTCCAAGCAGAACAACAATTGTGATAGAAACAGCAGAGGTATAACCAAGATGAACAATTGCAATTCAGAAAAGAGGAGTTCATTTACCTTCACTGACGTCAACATACCTGGTTGATAAATTCATCAGCACAAACTAACGTGCTTTTAAGAcggatgtttgttttatgtactTAACTAATTGAAACTCAACACAGAATATTTATTGTAAGTTCTTAAGAAAATATTCACCTTGATATTCTCGTTAGACCTCTGCTGGTTGTGTTTTAGCTTAGCACCGAAACTCATTTTCTTCACAGAACCTGGTAGGGAAAATTATTAACATGACGTCATTGTCGTACAACATGAGCATGAAGGCTTTGACGCACACTTCGGGGAATAAATGCTGTTTACAAGAattgaaaacataaacacaaactgtaatgatgattaaagatgaataACACGCGGCTAAATTGATCGTATTTTACTCAAAATGCCGCGTCATTCAACCCTAAATGAGTCACCAGCTCCGCTTGATAAGTGGGTGAACATCCAGCTAATCCAAGCGACCACGGCAAAGACTTCACGCACCGAGCAACCATACGTAGAAACGACCACGGCAGATATAAACTGAGGATACCCAGTGAAGACTAAATATGCTAGAAGTTAAACCAACTTACCGTTCACGGGACACACCTGGTTGATTTGACTGAATATTCTCTTGTGTGAATCTCGCGCCAGGAGCTTAAATACACCCACTCGGTCACGTggcttcgtcttcttcttctttggaatttattggcagctggcatccaaaaagttgcattactgccatctgctggatttaattattactcacattcctaaatcctcctcaatttctgtttttaattttaatttaatttaatttcaattaatttaatttcaatttaatttaatttcaatttctggatttaattattactcacaTTCATAAATCCTCCTCaatttctgttttgaatttcaatttaatttaatttcaattcatttaatttcaatttaatttaatttcaatttcTGGATTTAATTGGATCTTTTTATAACTCCGATTATTTTATTCATGAGAGCAACCCATCCGGGTACTTTGCCAAAACGATGCcggccccgcccctttctgGGTGAAATCATTCCATCTGAATGAATGGTGGTTAATGGACAAGTTGGGGTCATTAccgatttaaagtcttaaaaaatgaaaaccataCTTTAAAACGGAAAGTATGAGCCTAAATCTGATgaccagtgatgtaaacatttaaaatatgacatttctgaacagagaTCTGCATCATAACGATATAAAATTAACCATGTATGTGAGTGTTCAATCTCTCTCAGTCAAACTGCTCAAACAAGTCATCAGAggaaactgactttaaacacctgatgagtaATTATTAACCGTGTTACCTGAgagggatctttatttttaaattatatttatttgtaacAGTGTTCCTAGCTGTAATGGAGTGGTTACAGACgtttattttagagaaaaaGGGGACATAAACTCTGagttatcagctgatttagaaaagaATCACACATGTAAAGTCACCTGGATGATATTAAAACTTGTTGTATTCATACGTGAGTGTAAATAATGATGAGTGGggctatgcccatataagggttgtggcaggtttgattgacagctctgcgcgctgcatctgtctgagCCATAGACTGAGCAAGGTTGTTTTTTTCGTGATGTTGTTTTGCTCCTCGTGCGGTCACATGTCCACACACGTCACATCTTTGTAGTTGACGGCGCAGCCATTTTGAGGAAGGCTGTGGTTCGACgagcctgctgtgtgtgtgtgtgtgtgtgtgtgtgtaccattATTAGCTGCCccgaaaaaacacacaaagaaaccagACGGGAAAAACGTTGGACGACACGCCGTTAAATATGGGCCCACCGGGAGACAGAACACGCCACATGTCGACTGAAAGAACGGAGGACTTCAGCTGGATTGTCGATTTATCTTGACATGGCATGCAGCAGGGCGAGTCGGAGGTTGTGACGactgaagaaaagaagagaaagaaaacaaacacctcGAAACTTAAGGCGTGGAAAGGGGGAGATCCTGCTCAGCTAACGTTTATTTCGTCATTGTTGGCTATCGATCCCCCTTGCTGATTTTTTTGTCGATGTCG contains:
- the gmnn gene encoding geminin isoform X1, whose translation is MSFGAKLKHNQQRSNENIKSFFTPSQKAMGPPRQSLQVLQFSAVNQDLGRSAQMGKVNPKRKQWSAEQMRGPKRVKVEVKSTQTEETQCSPDGISNEAYELMVKETPPSTYWKEVAEERRKALYNVLQENEKLHKDIEAKDEQITKLKCDNEELQELAQHVQYMADMIERLTGKSPDNLEELRDIALDADDDEQEDNGEVATQSEDEDLDYSDEEREDPSDHEQLEPSDQD
- the gmnn gene encoding geminin isoform X2, which gives rise to MGPPRQSLQVLQFSAVNQDLGRSAQMGKVNPKRKQWSAEQMRGPKRVKVEVKSTQTEETQCSPDGISNEAYELMVKETPPSTYWKEVAEERRKALYNVLQENEKLHKDIEAKDEQITKLKCDNEELQELAQHVQYMADMIERLTGKSPDNLEELRDIALDADDDEQEDNGEVATQSEDEDLDYSDEEREDPSDHEQLEPSDQD